In Phormidium ambiguum IAM M-71, one genomic interval encodes:
- a CDS encoding sensor histidine kinase, translating to MKNLLLTKNTILIVDDNPTNLGVIFNVLDEAGLEVLVAQDGESALQKIEYITPDLILLDIMMPGIDGFETCSRLKNNPVTSEIPVIFMTALANTEQKVKGLSLGAVDYITKPFQKEEVLARIKVQLELRNLTKTLANQNQLLQEKIAEKTVLEDTLQQLNQELEKRVTERTSELQQTQLQLIQSEKMSTLGQLVAGVAHEINNPVSFIQGNLTHAKTYIQDLLSVLDAYQKQFPVPGDDILNLLEEVELDYVIEDLPKLIESMKVGVERISQISVSLRTFSRTDTTTKIASDIHEGLDSALLILKHRLKANEKHPQIEVIKEYGNLPLVPCYLGQLNQVFINIIANAIDALEDACLQRTNEEIKVNPGKIVIHTSVSDSQSSAIIRIKDNGLGMTEEVRNKIFDYLFTTKVAKKGTGLGLSISHQIVVEKHGGKLICVSEPGVGTEFLIELPLV from the coding sequence ATGAAAAATTTGCTCTTAACAAAAAACACCATACTGATCGTAGATGATAACCCGACTAATTTAGGTGTGATATTTAACGTTTTAGACGAAGCAGGGTTGGAAGTTTTAGTAGCACAAGATGGAGAAAGTGCGCTGCAAAAAATAGAATACATTACCCCAGATTTAATTTTATTAGATATCATGATGCCCGGAATTGATGGTTTTGAAACTTGTTCGCGGTTAAAAAACAACCCTGTCACATCAGAAATTCCCGTAATTTTTATGACAGCACTTGCTAACACCGAACAAAAAGTCAAAGGTTTGAGCTTAGGTGCAGTAGACTATATTACAAAACCTTTTCAAAAAGAAGAAGTATTAGCTCGTATAAAAGTACAGTTAGAATTACGCAATTTAACGAAAACCCTAGCGAATCAAAATCAACTTTTACAAGAGAAAATCGCTGAAAAAACAGTATTAGAAGATACCTTGCAACAATTAAATCAAGAATTAGAAAAACGGGTAACAGAAAGAACATCAGAACTGCAACAAACGCAACTTCAGTTAATTCAAAGTGAAAAAATGTCTACCCTTGGGCAGTTAGTAGCTGGAGTTGCCCATGAAATTAATAATCCTGTGAGTTTTATTCAAGGGAATTTAACTCATGCAAAAACATATATACAAGATTTGTTATCAGTATTGGATGCTTATCAAAAACAGTTTCCCGTTCCAGGCGATGATATTTTAAATCTTCTAGAAGAAGTAGAATTAGATTATGTAATTGAAGATTTACCCAAATTAATTGAGTCGATGAAAGTAGGTGTGGAAAGAATTAGTCAAATTAGTGTATCTTTGAGAACTTTTTCCCGTACTGATACCACAACCAAAATAGCATCTGACATACATGAAGGTTTAGATAGTGCCTTATTAATTTTGAAACATCGCCTGAAAGCAAATGAAAAGCATCCCCAAATAGAAGTTATTAAAGAATATGGTAATTTACCTTTAGTTCCGTGTTATTTGGGACAGTTGAACCAGGTTTTTATTAATATAATTGCTAATGCGATTGATGCTTTAGAAGATGCTTGTTTGCAGCGCACTAATGAAGAAATTAAAGTAAATCCAGGTAAAATTGTGATTCATACATCAGTTAGCGATAGTCAAAGTAGTGCCATTATTCGGATTAAAGATAACGGTTTAGGAATGACAGAAGAAGTACGGAATAAAATTTTTGATTATTTATTTACAACTAAGGTAGCCAAAAAAGGTACTGGATTAGGTTTATCAATTAGCCATCAGATAGTTGTAGAAAAACATGGTGGTAAACTTATTTGTGTTTCTGAACCAGGAGTGGGCACAGAATTTTTGATTGAACTTCCTTTAGTTTAA